In a genomic window of Saccharothrix sp. HUAS TT1:
- a CDS encoding glycosyltransferase — MEQGTLPDVSVVVVNYRGADDTITCLRTLFGELAYPADKLQVIVVDNASGDGSAERIRAAAPNAEVVEAPANLGFAGGCNLGVRGARGSVVAFLNNDARPHPQWLREAVRVLRAEPAVGAVASKVLDWDGREIDFVDGGLTWFGMGYKRHAGQPDDGSHDTPRDVLFGTGSALVARTAVFRELGGFDERFFMFYEDVDLGWRMNLRGWRVRYAPTSLTYHKHHASMSDVDTSRELYLLERNALAALYKNFSDETLARVLPAALALVVRRATARGELDATQLEITRRPADPADDRAPVPVPRQALAGFLAIDQFVELLPSLAESRKAEQAARRVSDADLVPLMRKAMEPAYPLPRYLAAHDVLVDVFGLDEVFGRPRRVLVITGDAISEKMAGPAIRAWHMADVLSGEHEVRLVTVNPLCAPPESSFPVQKVGRHDLGPQVDWADVVVLQGHVLEFVPELKKPTSTKVVVCDIYDPMHLELLEQGKDATDEQRELDLVGVTRVINNQLARGDFFLCASQRQRHFWLGHLTALGRLTPSLYDNDPTVRSLLAEVPFGLPGKPPQRTGPGLRSTLGIGESDKVVLWAGGVYSWFDPLTLVRAVDRLRTRRPDARLVFLGMKHPNPEVPDMDVAGQTRALAKRLDLVGTHVFFNETWVPYQDRQNWLLDADAGVTTHYEHVETTFAFRTRVLDYLWAGLPIVTTDGDSFADLVRAEGLGVVVPSEDPDALADALERAMYDTAFAAACAERIAVVRERFTWENVLAPLTGFCRNPRPAADRLPGSSFMVRNRPLGPREKVQRDVALVKEYLAAGGPGELARRATGRVLKKLRGRG; from the coding sequence GTGGAGCAAGGGACCCTGCCTGACGTATCGGTCGTCGTGGTCAACTACCGGGGCGCCGACGACACCATCACCTGCCTGCGCACGTTGTTCGGCGAGCTGGCCTACCCGGCGGACAAACTGCAGGTCATCGTGGTCGACAACGCCTCGGGCGACGGGAGTGCGGAGCGCATCCGCGCCGCCGCGCCGAACGCCGAGGTGGTCGAGGCGCCCGCCAACCTGGGCTTCGCGGGCGGCTGCAACCTGGGGGTGCGCGGCGCGCGCGGGTCGGTGGTCGCGTTCCTCAACAACGACGCCCGTCCTCACCCGCAGTGGTTGCGCGAGGCGGTGCGCGTGCTGCGCGCCGAGCCCGCGGTGGGCGCGGTGGCCAGCAAGGTGCTCGACTGGGACGGCCGCGAGATCGACTTCGTGGACGGCGGCCTCACCTGGTTCGGCATGGGCTACAAGCGGCACGCGGGCCAACCGGACGACGGCTCCCACGACACCCCGCGCGACGTGCTGTTCGGCACCGGTTCGGCGCTGGTCGCGCGGACCGCGGTGTTCCGCGAGCTGGGCGGGTTCGACGAGCGGTTCTTCATGTTCTACGAGGACGTCGACCTCGGCTGGCGGATGAACCTGCGCGGCTGGCGGGTCCGCTACGCGCCCACGTCCCTGACCTACCACAAGCACCACGCGTCGATGTCCGATGTGGACACCAGTCGGGAGCTGTACCTGCTGGAGCGCAACGCGCTCGCCGCGCTCTACAAGAACTTCTCGGACGAGACGCTGGCCAGGGTGCTGCCCGCCGCGCTGGCCCTGGTGGTCCGCCGGGCCACCGCGCGCGGCGAGCTGGACGCCACCCAGCTGGAGATCACCCGCCGCCCCGCCGACCCGGCCGACGACCGGGCGCCGGTGCCGGTGCCGCGGCAGGCGCTGGCCGGGTTCCTCGCGATCGACCAGTTCGTCGAGCTGCTGCCGTCGCTGGCCGAGTCGCGGAAGGCCGAGCAGGCCGCCCGCAGGGTGTCGGACGCCGACCTGGTGCCGCTGATGCGCAAGGCGATGGAGCCCGCCTACCCGCTGCCCCGCTACCTGGCCGCGCACGACGTGCTGGTCGACGTGTTCGGGCTGGACGAGGTGTTCGGCCGGCCGCGCCGGGTGCTGGTGATCACCGGCGACGCCATCTCGGAGAAGATGGCGGGCCCGGCGATCCGGGCGTGGCACATGGCCGACGTGCTGTCCGGCGAGCACGAGGTGCGGCTGGTCACGGTCAACCCGCTGTGCGCGCCGCCCGAGTCGTCGTTCCCGGTGCAGAAGGTCGGCAGGCACGACCTCGGCCCGCAGGTCGACTGGGCCGACGTGGTCGTGCTCCAGGGCCACGTGCTGGAGTTCGTGCCGGAGCTGAAGAAGCCGACGTCGACCAAGGTCGTGGTCTGCGACATCTACGACCCGATGCACCTGGAGCTGCTGGAGCAGGGCAAGGACGCCACCGACGAGCAGCGCGAGCTGGACCTCGTCGGCGTCACCAGGGTGATCAACAACCAGTTGGCGCGCGGTGACTTCTTCCTGTGCGCGTCGCAGCGGCAGCGGCACTTCTGGCTCGGCCACCTGACCGCGCTGGGCAGGCTCACGCCGTCGCTGTACGACAACGACCCGACGGTCCGGTCGCTGCTGGCCGAGGTGCCGTTCGGGCTGCCGGGCAAGCCGCCGCAGCGCACCGGGCCGGGGCTGCGGTCCACGCTGGGCATCGGCGAGTCGGACAAGGTCGTGCTGTGGGCGGGCGGCGTCTACAGCTGGTTCGACCCGCTGACGCTGGTGCGGGCGGTCGACCGGCTGCGGACGCGCCGGCCGGACGCGCGGCTGGTGTTCCTCGGCATGAAGCACCCCAACCCCGAGGTGCCGGACATGGACGTCGCCGGGCAGACCCGCGCGCTGGCCAAGCGGCTCGACCTGGTCGGGACGCACGTGTTCTTCAACGAGACGTGGGTGCCCTACCAGGACCGGCAGAACTGGCTGCTGGACGCGGACGCGGGCGTGACCACGCACTACGAGCACGTGGAGACGACGTTCGCGTTCCGCACCAGGGTGCTGGACTACCTGTGGGCCGGGCTGCCGATCGTCACCACGGACGGCGACTCGTTCGCCGACCTGGTGCGGGCCGAGGGCTTGGGCGTCGTGGTGCCGTCGGAGGACCCCGACGCGCTGGCCGACGCCCTGGAGAGGGCCATGTACGACACCGCGTTCGCGGCCGCCTGCGCGGAGCGGATCGCGGTCGTGCGGGAGCGGTTCACCTGGGAGAACGTGCTCGCGCCGCTCACCGGGTTCTGCCGCAACCCGCGGCCCGCCGCCGACCGGCTGCCCGGGTCGTCGTTCATGGTGCGCAACCGGCCGCTCGGCCCGCGGGAGAAGGTGCAGCGGGACGTGGCGCTGGTCAAGGAGTACCTGGCCGCCGGCGGTCCCGGTGAGCTGGCCCGGCGGGCGACCGGCCGGGTGCTGAAGAAGTTGCGCGGCCGTGGCTAG
- a CDS encoding CU044_2847 family protein produces the protein MARVGRPLTGPVARTRSGMTEYVEVRTEDGDLVPFELDEEHDGLVRAGKRWDAAVERAEETLESGIERAKKVARSVATRIGSMPSPRPDKVAVEIGLKVSSSAALAIAKSSAEAHVKITVEWHRDSLPTAPPPEDVEPGSGPEPAAEA, from the coding sequence GTGGCGCGAGTGGGCCGGCCGCTGACCGGCCCGGTGGCGCGGACGAGGAGCGGGATGACCGAGTACGTCGAGGTGCGCACCGAGGACGGCGACCTGGTGCCGTTCGAGCTGGACGAGGAGCACGACGGCCTGGTGCGCGCGGGCAAGCGCTGGGACGCGGCCGTCGAGCGGGCCGAGGAGACGCTGGAGAGCGGCATCGAGCGGGCGAAGAAGGTGGCCAGGTCGGTCGCGACCAGGATCGGCAGCATGCCGTCGCCGCGCCCGGACAAGGTGGCCGTCGAGATCGGCCTCAAGGTCAGCTCCAGCGCCGCGCTGGCCATCGCCAAGTCCTCCGCCGAGGCGCACGTCAAGATCACCGTCGAGTGGCACCGCGACAGCCTCCCGACCGCGCCCCCGCCCGAGGACGTCGAGCCGGGGTCGGGCCCCGAGCCGGCCGCGGAGGCGTAA
- a CDS encoding glycosyltransferase family 2 protein, with translation MSNHSTTVVVVTWRGREHITACLDALARQRPHRTLVVDNASDDGTADLVAAHPSRPRTLRLPVNRGYAGGLAAALPGVTTEYVAWLNDDAVPDDGWLAALEDALDADPGAAAASASLVLADGSTQSVGVRLTADGHGADLVRAGHEVFGFCGGAALLRRAALEQVGGVPAAFFCYYEDTDTAWRLRLAGHRVLSVGPARARHRHGASTRPGSRRFHRWNERNRLLTLLRCAPPGTALRELARFAVITALLPVRRGVPDAENFRVGLRLRVLLEVVGGLPATLVQRSAIGRRAKVSRSAVWREWAGR, from the coding sequence GTGTCGAACCACAGCACGACGGTGGTCGTGGTGACGTGGCGTGGCCGCGAGCACATCACCGCCTGCCTCGACGCCCTCGCCCGGCAACGTCCACATCGGACACTCGTGGTGGACAACGCCTCCGACGACGGCACGGCCGACCTGGTCGCCGCGCACCCGAGCCGCCCGCGGACCCTGCGCCTGCCGGTCAACCGCGGTTACGCGGGCGGCCTGGCCGCGGCGCTGCCCGGCGTCACCACCGAGTACGTGGCCTGGCTGAACGACGACGCCGTGCCCGACGACGGCTGGCTCGCCGCCCTGGAGGACGCCCTCGACGCCGACCCCGGCGCCGCCGCCGCGAGCGCGTCCCTGGTGCTGGCCGACGGCTCCACCCAGTCGGTGGGCGTCCGGCTCACCGCCGACGGGCACGGCGCCGACCTGGTGCGGGCCGGTCACGAGGTGTTCGGGTTCTGCGGCGGCGCCGCCCTGCTGCGGCGGGCGGCGCTGGAGCAGGTGGGCGGCGTCCCGGCCGCGTTCTTCTGCTACTACGAGGACACCGACACGGCGTGGCGGCTGCGGCTGGCCGGTCACCGGGTGCTGTCGGTCGGCCCCGCGCGGGCGCGGCACCGGCACGGCGCGAGCACCCGGCCCGGCTCCCGCCGGTTCCACCGCTGGAACGAGCGCAACCGGCTGCTGACCCTCCTGCGCTGCGCCCCGCCGGGCACGGCGCTGCGCGAGCTGGCCAGGTTCGCGGTGATCACCGCCCTGCTGCCGGTGCGGCGCGGCGTGCCCGACGCGGAGAACTTCCGCGTCGGGCTCCGGCTGCGGGTGCTGCTGGAGGTGGTCGGCGGGCTGCCGGCCACCCTGGTCCAGCGATCCGCGATCGGCCGGCGTGCCAAGGTGTCCAGGAGCGCCGTGTGGCGCGAGTGGGCCGGCCGCTGA
- a CDS encoding glycosyltransferase family 4 protein: MPNLVVLTEQLLAPVPGGTGRYTRELAAALAATAPAGWTVTGAVSRHADVSAAVVPGVAGPRVLPLPRRALVAAWERGVPYWPGGDSVHAFTPFAPPRGRVVVTVHDTVPWSHPSTLTGRGVAWHRRVIGRATARAGAVVVPTSVVAEELRRCAPGPAPIHVVGNGVTAFPPEEPVPVPPRYVLAIGTIEPRKGFDLLADATAELGVPLVVVGPQGWGGVDLRAPHVHLLGRLSDAQLAFVLRRAAVLAAPSLAEGFGLPVVEAMAAGVPVVHSDAPALVEVAGGAGVGVARGDRAALVTGLRSVLSDSSLGDRLVAAGRQRAEAFTWENAARSVWAVHLGLFRP, encoded by the coding sequence GTGCCGAACCTGGTTGTGCTGACCGAGCAGTTGCTGGCGCCGGTGCCCGGCGGCACCGGCCGGTACACCCGCGAGCTGGCCGCCGCGCTGGCCGCCACCGCGCCCGCCGGGTGGACCGTGACGGGCGCGGTGAGCAGGCACGCGGACGTGTCGGCGGCCGTGGTGCCCGGTGTGGCCGGTCCGCGCGTGCTGCCGCTGCCCCGGCGTGCGCTGGTCGCGGCGTGGGAGCGGGGCGTGCCGTACTGGCCGGGCGGCGACTCGGTGCACGCGTTCACGCCGTTCGCGCCGCCGCGCGGGCGGGTGGTGGTGACCGTGCACGACACCGTGCCGTGGAGCCACCCGTCGACGCTGACCGGGCGCGGTGTGGCCTGGCACCGGCGGGTGATCGGCCGGGCGACGGCGCGGGCGGGCGCGGTCGTGGTGCCGACGTCGGTGGTCGCCGAGGAGCTGCGGCGGTGCGCGCCGGGGCCCGCGCCCATCCACGTGGTGGGAAACGGGGTGACGGCGTTCCCGCCCGAGGAGCCGGTGCCCGTCCCGCCGCGGTACGTGCTGGCGATCGGCACGATCGAGCCGCGCAAGGGCTTCGACCTGCTGGCGGACGCGACGGCCGAGCTGGGCGTGCCGCTGGTCGTGGTCGGGCCGCAGGGCTGGGGCGGGGTCGACCTGCGTGCGCCGCACGTCCACCTGCTGGGACGGCTGAGCGACGCGCAGCTGGCGTTCGTGCTGCGCCGCGCCGCCGTGCTGGCCGCGCCGAGCCTGGCCGAGGGCTTCGGGCTGCCGGTGGTGGAGGCGATGGCGGCCGGTGTGCCGGTGGTCCACTCCGACGCGCCCGCGCTGGTCGAGGTGGCCGGCGGCGCCGGGGTCGGGGTGGCCCGCGGCGATCGTGCGGCGCTGGTCACAGGACTGCGGTCGGTGCTGTCCGATTCGTCACTCGGTGACCGGTTGGTCGCTGCCGGTCGACAGCGGGCCGAAGCGTTCACCTGGGAAAACGCTGCGCGGTCGGTGTGGGCGGTCCACCTGGGGCTGTTCCGGCCCTGA
- a CDS encoding glycosyltransferase family 4 protein: MLIDATAVPADRGGVGRYVDSLVAALDADGARISVVCQPRDAELYSSLAPDSRIIPATDAVATRTARLTWEQTTLPRLVNRLGVAVVHSPHYTVPLANRVASVVTLHDATFFTDPVLHSSVKARFFRAWTRASLRRAALCVVPSRATADELARVAGADRRLLHIAQHGVETERFHPPTPEEVTAVRRSLSLGSAPYVAFLGALEPRKNVPALIRGFAQAVRDRPNPPALVLAGQPGWDSQVERALDAVPHRVRVIRAGYLPFPSLAGFLGGAEVVAYPSLGEGFGLPVLEAMACGAAVLTTRRLSLPEVGGDAVAYCGVGAGDIAAALTELLDDPARRDELAASAVVRAKDFSWSTSAARHRLAYERAARSHRR; encoded by the coding sequence GTGCTGATCGACGCCACCGCCGTTCCAGCCGACCGAGGTGGCGTCGGTCGGTACGTGGATTCCCTGGTGGCCGCGCTGGACGCGGACGGCGCGCGGATCAGCGTGGTGTGCCAGCCCCGCGACGCCGAGCTCTACTCGTCGCTGGCCCCCGACTCGCGGATCATCCCGGCGACCGACGCGGTGGCGACCAGGACCGCCCGGCTGACCTGGGAGCAGACCACCCTGCCCCGGCTGGTGAACCGGCTCGGCGTGGCGGTCGTGCACTCGCCGCACTACACCGTGCCGCTGGCCAACCGGGTGGCGTCGGTCGTGACGCTGCACGACGCGACGTTCTTCACCGACCCGGTGCTGCACTCGTCGGTCAAGGCGCGCTTCTTCCGGGCCTGGACCAGGGCCTCGCTGCGCCGGGCCGCGCTGTGCGTGGTGCCGTCGCGGGCCACGGCCGACGAGCTGGCCAGGGTCGCGGGCGCGGACCGGCGGCTGCTGCACATCGCCCAGCACGGCGTGGAGACCGAGCGGTTCCACCCGCCGACGCCCGAGGAGGTGACCGCCGTCCGGCGGTCGCTGTCGCTCGGCTCGGCGCCGTACGTGGCGTTCCTCGGCGCGCTGGAGCCGCGCAAGAACGTGCCCGCCCTGATCCGCGGCTTCGCGCAGGCGGTCCGCGACCGGCCGAACCCGCCGGCGCTCGTGCTGGCCGGCCAGCCCGGCTGGGACAGCCAGGTGGAACGCGCGCTGGACGCCGTGCCGCACCGGGTCCGGGTGATCCGGGCCGGCTACCTGCCGTTCCCCTCGCTGGCCGGGTTCCTCGGCGGCGCGGAGGTGGTGGCGTACCCGTCGCTCGGCGAGGGGTTCGGGCTGCCGGTGCTGGAGGCGATGGCGTGCGGCGCGGCCGTGCTGACCACCCGGCGGTTGAGCCTGCCCGAGGTGGGCGGCGACGCGGTGGCGTACTGCGGCGTCGGCGCCGGTGACATCGCGGCGGCGTTGACCGAGCTGCTGGACGACCCCGCCCGGCGGGACGAGCTGGCCGCCTCGGCGGTCGTGCGGGCGAAGGACTTCTCCTGGTCCACGTCGGCGGCCCGGCACCGGTTGGCCTACGAACGGGCCGCGCGCTCCCACCGCCGCTGA
- a CDS encoding DUF4396 domain-containing protein, whose protein sequence is MRESWSTAISATLHCLTGCAIGEVLGMVIGTAIGLPAWGTVVLAVALAFLFGYALTLRGVLKSGVGFGAAVKVALAADTASIAVMEVVDNAIMLVVPGAMEAGVASLLFWGALAFSLAVAFVLTVPVNRWLISRGKGHAVVHHLHHH, encoded by the coding sequence ATGAGGGAATCCTGGTCAACGGCGATCTCGGCGACGCTGCACTGCCTCACCGGCTGCGCCATCGGCGAAGTGCTCGGCATGGTCATCGGCACCGCGATCGGCCTGCCCGCCTGGGGCACCGTCGTGCTGGCCGTGGCGCTCGCGTTCCTCTTCGGCTACGCGCTGACGCTGCGCGGCGTGCTGAAGTCCGGTGTCGGCTTCGGCGCGGCGGTCAAGGTGGCGCTGGCCGCCGACACCGCGTCCATCGCGGTGATGGAGGTCGTGGACAACGCGATCATGCTGGTGGTGCCGGGTGCGATGGAGGCCGGTGTGGCCAGCCTGCTGTTCTGGGGCGCGCTGGCGTTCTCGTTGGCGGTGGCGTTCGTGCTGACCGTGCCGGTGAACCGGTGGCTCATCTCGCGCGGCAAGGGGCACGCCGTCGTGCACCACCTCCACCACCACTAG
- a CDS encoding glycosyltransferase: protein MTRYGDELAVVTVTYSPGETLDTFLSTLSAATTRPVSVVLADNGSTDGVPERAATEHANVEFVPTGGNLGYGGGVNRGVASLPPSVGWVAIANPDLSWGVGSLDVLLEAAKRWPRGGAFGPLIREPSGAVYPSARLLPSLGRGLGHALFAHVWPANPWSRGYRQAAAPPAERTAGWLSGSCLLMRREAFDSVDGFDPRYFMYFEDVDLGDRLGRAGWLNVYVPEAEVVHIGGHSTRRASKRMLAAHHSSAYRYLADRHPGPLWAPVRLAVRAGLAARLKLMTR, encoded by the coding sequence GTGACGCGTTACGGAGACGAGCTGGCGGTGGTCACCGTCACCTACTCGCCCGGCGAGACCCTGGACACCTTCCTGTCCACCCTGTCCGCGGCGACCACCCGGCCGGTGTCGGTGGTGCTCGCGGACAACGGGTCCACCGACGGGGTGCCCGAGCGCGCCGCCACCGAGCACGCCAATGTCGAGTTCGTGCCCACCGGGGGCAACCTCGGGTACGGAGGCGGCGTGAACCGCGGCGTCGCGTCCCTGCCGCCGTCGGTCGGGTGGGTCGCGATCGCCAACCCCGACCTGTCCTGGGGCGTCGGCAGCCTGGACGTGCTGCTGGAGGCCGCCAAGCGGTGGCCGCGCGGCGGCGCGTTCGGGCCGCTGATCCGGGAGCCGTCCGGCGCGGTGTACCCGTCGGCGCGGCTGCTGCCGTCCCTCGGCCGCGGCCTCGGGCACGCGCTGTTCGCGCACGTCTGGCCGGCGAACCCGTGGTCGCGGGGCTACCGGCAGGCCGCCGCGCCGCCCGCGGAGCGCACCGCCGGGTGGCTGTCCGGCTCGTGCCTGCTGATGCGGCGGGAGGCGTTCGACTCGGTCGACGGCTTCGACCCGCGCTACTTCATGTACTTCGAGGACGTCGACCTGGGCGACCGGCTCGGCCGCGCGGGCTGGCTGAACGTCTACGTGCCGGAGGCCGAGGTCGTGCACATCGGCGGCCACTCCACCCGCCGCGCGTCCAAGCGGATGCTCGCCGCCCACCACTCCAGCGCCTACCGCTACCTGGCCGACCGCCACCCCGGCCCGCTCTGGGCGCCGGTGCGGCTCGCCGTGCGCGCGGGCCTGGCCGCGCGGCTGAAGCTGATGACCCGCTGA